A part of Anolis carolinensis isolate JA03-04 unplaced genomic scaffold, rAnoCar3.1.pri scaffold_10, whole genome shotgun sequence genomic DNA contains:
- the LOC100567872 gene encoding free fatty acid receptor 2, with product MADKSVVLTVYIFSFVTGLPSNLLAFYSFLRKVREKPVPIDILLLNLTISDLFLLLILPLKMVEVALDNTWILPEFLCPLANFIFYSSIYLSTLFLMGVSVERYLCIAHPVKHKLNRRPTYAKVASLFIWFLACSHCLSIVYGVEYSDRTAKKSGSNKTCYDNFTEKQLSIVLPFRLELCIVLFFIPFIITLFCYISVIRILTSMPNIKPQKKQRAVALALATVINFSLAFAPYNISHIIGFIEGVNPPWRVETFFLTSLNTTLDPVIFFFSSATIRRSFTDFWLRICSSIRSPCCLICCKSPNPEAKDEGAGQASVSNMLAGSSTPTPYTRSGISEN from the coding sequence ATGGCCGATAAAAGTGTGGTCCTCACTGTTTACATCTTTTCCTTTGTGACTGGACTCCCATCCAACCTCCTGGCTTTCTATTCATTCCTGAGGAAAGTGAGAGAGAAGCCGGTTCCCATAGACATCCTTCTGCTCAACTTGACCATATCCGACCTCTTTCTTCTGCTCATTTTGCCTCTCAAGATGGTGGAGGTTGCCTTAGACAACACTTGGATTCTCCCTGAGTTTCTTTGCCCGCTGGCCAATTTCATCTTCTACAGCAGCATCTACCTCAGCACCCTCTTCCTCATGGGCGTCAGCGTGGAGCGCTATCTCTGCATTGCCCACCCTGTCAAGCACAAGTTAAACCGCAGGCCGACCTATGCAAAAGTGGCCAGCCTCTTCATCTGGTTTCTAGCCTGCTCCCACTGCTTAAGCATTGTCTATGGGGTCGAATACTCTGACAGGACTGCAAAGAAGAGTGGCTCCAACAAAACATGTTATGACAACTTCACTGAGAAACAGCTAAGCATCGTCCTCCCTTTCCGGCTAGAGCTCTGCATTGTCCTCTTCTTCATCCCtttcatcatcacccttttctgcTACATCAGTGTGATCCGCATCCTGACCTCCATGCCCAACATCAAACCCCAGAAGAAGCAACGGGCTGTGGCCTTAGCCTTGGCCACTGTCATTAATTTCTCCCTGGCTTTTGCTCCCTACAATATATCCCACATCATAGGTTTTATTGAAGGTGTGAATCCTCCCTGGAGAGTGGAGACCTTTTTTCTCACTTCCCTCAACACCACCCTGGACCCTGtgatctttttcttctcttctgccACTATCCGCCGAAGCTTTACTGACTTCTGGCTCCGTATCTGCTCAAGTATTAGATCTCCATGTTGCCTGATTTGTTGCAAGTCTCCAAATCCAGAAGCGAAAGATGAAGGAGCTGGCCAGGCATCTGTTTCAAATATGCTGGCTGGGTCCAGCACACCGACTCCTTATACAAGATCTGGGATATCTGAGAATTAA